In Candidatus Manganitrophus morganii, the genomic window GTCGGTCGCGCTGACCCCTTCAGAGGAAGAAGACGCAAAAAAGAGCAACCCCGCCAACCCAGACCCGGATCGGGCCGCCTCAGACCTGCTTTTTCAGAAAAAGCAAAGAGCGCTGAACGCCTACACCCTCGCCCTTCGCGAGAAGGCGGCGATCAATGTGAAGGAAGAACTCCTTTAAAACCGATCGCATAATCCATATCGTCCCTCCTTATCCTCAGAAAAGAACAGAATAGCCCGCTCTCTCCGAATAAGAAGTCTAGAGATGCAGACGGTCAATCAGTGCTTTGTATTCATCCGGAATGTTGAGAAGATGAATTCCCATTCCATGTTTTTGGATGACCCTGTTAAAGGCAGGGGGAATCCGCTTCGCCCACATGACGATGCCGCGCACATGGATCACCTTATTATCGGGCAGGGTCAGCTCGATTTGAAGTCTTGTATTCGGTGGGAAAACAGTGGTCGTTTTGAGAAAAATACCGGTTGAGGAAAGATCATGGGT contains:
- a CDS encoding PilZ domain-containing protein, which codes for MEKRGKKRVLKRLSVRFGTQKPDHIAFTHDLSSTGIFLKTTTVFPPNTRLQIELTLPDNKVIHVRGIVMWAKRIPPAFNRVIQKHGMGIHLLNIPDEYKALIDRLHL